Proteins encoded by one window of Monoglobus pectinilyticus:
- the ispG gene encoding flavodoxin-dependent (E)-4-hydroxy-3-methylbut-2-enyl-diphosphate synthase, with translation MEEISIHTKPVKIGNITIGGGNKVAIQSMTNVPTYDIEKVTKQINDLASAGCDIVRFSVPDKESAEAVEEIKNRTNVPLVADIHFDYRLALMCIERGIDKVRINPGNIGGEENAEAVAKAAAAKNIPIRIGVNAGSLEKGLLDKCGGDLPKAMVESAKRHVEILNRFDFDNIVLSMKSSNVAATVRAYRLASQTFDYPLHLGVTEAGTIKQGIVKSSVGIGSLLVDGIGDTIRVSLTDDPILEVSAAKSILRALDLDENYIEVVSCPTCARTKIDLISIANAVNDAVEGINKNLKVAVMGCVVNGPGEAKDADIGIAGGDGCGVLFKHGEIIKKVSEDEIIPCLIDEINKMV, from the coding sequence ATGGAAGAAATTTCAATACATACAAAACCTGTTAAAATCGGAAACATTACAATAGGCGGCGGAAATAAGGTCGCTATACAGTCAATGACAAACGTTCCGACTTATGATATAGAAAAAGTAACTAAACAAATTAACGATTTGGCCTCAGCCGGCTGTGATATAGTTAGATTTTCCGTTCCGGACAAAGAAAGCGCTGAAGCCGTTGAAGAAATAAAGAACAGAACAAATGTTCCGCTGGTAGCCGATATTCACTTTGACTACCGCCTGGCCTTAATGTGTATTGAGCGCGGAATAGACAAGGTTCGTATAAATCCCGGCAACATAGGCGGTGAAGAAAATGCCGAAGCGGTAGCCAAGGCCGCGGCCGCCAAAAATATTCCTATCCGTATCGGTGTGAATGCAGGCTCCCTTGAAAAAGGTCTGCTTGATAAGTGCGGCGGAGATTTGCCGAAAGCAATGGTCGAAAGCGCAAAACGGCATGTCGAAATTCTAAACCGTTTTGACTTTGATAACATTGTGCTGTCAATGAAATCCTCCAACGTTGCGGCAACTGTCAGAGCATACAGGCTTGCCAGCCAAACTTTTGATTATCCGCTGCATCTTGGAGTAACTGAGGCCGGAACAATTAAACAGGGGATAGTAAAATCCTCCGTAGGTATTGGCTCGCTCCTTGTTGATGGAATAGGGGATACGATAAGAGTATCTCTGACTGACGACCCAATTTTGGAAGTATCCGCAGCCAAATCAATACTTAGAGCTTTAGACTTAGACGAAAATTATATCGAAGTAGTTTCATGCCCAACATGCGCCAGAACCAAAATTGATCTTATTTCCATAGCCAACGCTGTCAACGACGCAGTGGAAGGAATAAATAAAAATCTGAAAGTCGCCGTTATGGGCTGCGTTGTCAACGGCCCCGGAGAAGCCAAAGACGCGGATATAGGAATAGCCGGCGGCGATGGCTGCGGCGTATTGTTTAAGCACGGAGAAATAATTAAAAAGGTCAGTGAAGATGAGATTATTCCATGTTTGATTGATGAAATTAATAAAATGGTTTAA
- a CDS encoding Tex family protein: MDILKKLAEEFKLNAWQVENTVKLIDEGNTIPFISRYRKEATGELNDEILRDLNERLSYLRNMEERKADVKRIIEEQGKLTPELAAAIDKAEKLTEIEDLYRPYRPKRKTRATIAKAKGLEPLSVLIYSQMLSDEELEKRAEDFVSEENEVLSIEDALNGAMDIIAEQISDNAEHRKKIRDITFQTGVITSKATDPEAETVYEMYYDFSEGVSKIAPHRVLAMDRGEKEKVLNVSIIPDAEKIINYLKRKELDGGEHKYFGAAVDDSYKRLIAPSIEREIRNELTENAQEQAIKIFKTNLHNLLMQPLIKDKVVIGLDPGYRTGCKVGVVDGTGKVLDTGVIYITHSEAQKKSAAEFIKNLIKKHDVDLISIGNGTASKETEIFTAELLKTIPGTKVKYLITNEAGASVYSASKLATEEFPDFDVTQRSAISIARRIQDPLAELVKIEPKAIGVGQYQHDMNQKRLAEALGGVVEDAVNNVGIDLNTASAPLLSYVSGISSAIAKNIVSYREENGRFTDRKQLKKVSKLGPKAFEQCAGFLRITDGKNILDNTSVHPESYDAAKMLLSECGFKDISSDGLKNLDEAVNKHGLKSLAQKLDIGVPTLKDIIKELQKPGRDPRDDIEQPLLRSDVMSIDDLKPGMIMTGTVRNVIDFGAFVDIGVHQDGLVHISQLSENYVKHPTDVVSIGDIVQVKIIDVDTKKNRISLSMNFKD; the protein is encoded by the coding sequence ATGGATATACTAAAGAAGCTTGCAGAGGAGTTTAAACTTAACGCTTGGCAAGTAGAAAACACTGTAAAGCTAATTGATGAGGGGAATACTATCCCATTTATTTCGCGTTACAGAAAAGAAGCCACCGGTGAGCTTAACGATGAAATACTCCGCGACTTAAACGAAAGGCTCAGTTATCTGAGAAACATGGAGGAACGCAAGGCGGACGTCAAGCGCATTATTGAGGAACAGGGCAAGCTGACTCCGGAACTGGCTGCGGCAATCGATAAGGCAGAAAAGCTCACAGAGATTGAGGATTTATACCGCCCATACAGACCCAAGAGGAAAACCAGGGCTACTATAGCCAAAGCGAAAGGTCTTGAGCCTCTCTCAGTGCTGATATACTCACAAATGCTGAGTGATGAGGAACTCGAAAAAAGAGCGGAAGACTTTGTAAGCGAGGAAAATGAAGTATTATCAATTGAAGACGCTCTGAACGGAGCTATGGACATCATCGCCGAACAAATATCAGATAATGCTGAACATAGGAAAAAAATCCGAGACATAACCTTCCAGACGGGCGTGATTACTTCAAAGGCAACAGACCCCGAGGCTGAAACAGTATATGAGATGTATTATGATTTTTCTGAAGGGGTATCAAAGATAGCTCCGCACAGAGTTCTCGCAATGGATAGGGGCGAAAAAGAAAAAGTCTTAAATGTATCAATCATACCGGACGCAGAGAAAATAATCAATTACTTAAAACGGAAAGAACTTGACGGCGGCGAACACAAATATTTTGGCGCCGCTGTGGACGACTCTTATAAGAGACTGATTGCCCCGTCTATAGAAAGGGAAATACGAAACGAACTGACTGAAAACGCTCAGGAACAAGCGATAAAAATATTTAAAACAAATCTGCACAATCTTCTTATGCAGCCGCTTATCAAGGACAAGGTGGTTATCGGCCTTGACCCGGGTTACAGAACCGGCTGTAAAGTCGGAGTAGTCGACGGAACAGGCAAGGTTTTAGACACAGGGGTTATTTATATTACACATTCGGAAGCGCAGAAAAAATCAGCCGCCGAATTTATTAAAAACCTTATAAAAAAACATGATGTGGACTTGATTTCCATAGGAAACGGCACGGCTTCAAAGGAGACTGAGATATTTACAGCAGAACTTTTAAAGACCATACCCGGTACAAAAGTTAAATATCTTATAACAAATGAGGCAGGCGCCTCAGTGTATTCTGCTTCAAAACTGGCAACCGAGGAATTCCCGGATTTTGACGTCACCCAAAGAAGCGCTATATCTATTGCCAGAAGGATTCAGGACCCGCTGGCTGAGCTTGTAAAAATCGAACCTAAAGCGATAGGCGTAGGACAATATCAGCATGACATGAACCAAAAACGACTGGCTGAAGCGCTCGGCGGCGTGGTCGAGGACGCGGTAAACAACGTCGGTATTGACTTAAACACCGCATCGGCACCTTTGCTCAGTTATGTTTCCGGCATAAGCTCGGCTATAGCCAAAAATATAGTCAGTTACCGTGAGGAAAACGGAAGATTTACTGACAGAAAACAGCTGAAAAAAGTGTCTAAACTTGGTCCTAAAGCCTTCGAACAGTGCGCCGGATTTCTCAGAATAACAGACGGAAAAAATATTTTGGACAACACGTCGGTCCATCCGGAAAGCTATGACGCCGCCAAAATGCTGCTTTCTGAGTGCGGTTTCAAGGATATAAGCAGCGATGGTCTGAAAAACCTAGATGAAGCAGTAAACAAGCACGGCCTTAAAAGTCTTGCGCAAAAGTTAGATATTGGAGTCCCCACATTAAAAGATATAATAAAAGAGCTTCAAAAACCCGGCCGCGACCCGCGTGACGATATTGAACAGCCGTTGCTCAGAAGTGACGTTATGAGTATAGACGACTTAAAACCCGGCATGATAATGACCGGAACTGTGAGAAATGTAATTGATTTCGGCGCTTTTGTGGATATAGGCGTTCATCAGGACGGTCTTGTTCATATATCCCAGCTGTCCGAAAACTATGTTAAGCACCCGACCGACGTTGTTTCTATCGGAGACATTGTTCAGGTAAAAATTATTGATGTTGACACCAAAAAGAACAGAATCAGTCTGTCAATGAATTTTAAAGATTAA
- a CDS encoding ABC transporter ATP-binding protein, giving the protein MASLSLRGIYKTYTGGFTAVKDFNLEIEDKEFIIFVGPSGCGKSTTLRMIAGLEEITEGELYIGDKLMNDVVPKDRDIAMVFQNYALYPHMTVFENMAFGLKLRKTPKDEIKKKVIEAAQILGIEHLLDRKPKALSGGQRQRVALGRAIVRSPKVFLMDEPLSNLDAKLRVQMRTEIGKIHKKLQTTFIYVTHDQTEAMTMGTRIVVMKDGIIQQVDSPSNLYQYPCNMFVAGFIGSPQMNFLNVTVDCASNGTYLKCGDFSIKLPEGKGGRSEIKQYNGKEVIMGIRPEDIYDDPAFISSVPDCCSKVNIELVEMMGAETYLYFKIAGNDFTARVNPRSTARHGDTVTVALDANKIHLFDKDTENIISH; this is encoded by the coding sequence ATGGCAAGTTTAAGTCTTAGAGGAATTTACAAAACATATACGGGAGGATTCACAGCTGTTAAAGATTTCAATCTTGAAATCGAAGATAAAGAATTTATAATCTTTGTTGGTCCTTCAGGCTGCGGTAAGTCTACAACACTTAGAATGATAGCCGGTCTTGAAGAAATCACCGAGGGTGAACTTTACATAGGCGATAAGTTAATGAACGACGTCGTTCCAAAAGACAGAGATATCGCTATGGTTTTCCAGAACTACGCTCTTTACCCGCATATGACTGTATTTGAAAATATGGCGTTTGGTCTGAAACTCAGAAAAACACCAAAGGATGAAATTAAGAAAAAGGTTATTGAAGCCGCTCAGATTCTTGGTATTGAGCATTTGCTTGACAGAAAGCCAAAGGCTTTATCAGGCGGTCAGAGACAGCGTGTTGCTCTCGGACGTGCTATCGTTCGTAGCCCTAAAGTATTCTTGATGGATGAGCCTCTTTCAAACCTTGACGCAAAGCTCAGAGTTCAGATGAGAACAGAGATTGGTAAAATACATAAGAAGCTTCAAACAACATTTATCTATGTAACGCATGACCAGACAGAAGCTATGACAATGGGTACCAGAATCGTTGTTATGAAAGACGGTATTATTCAGCAGGTTGATTCACCGTCTAACCTATACCAATATCCTTGCAACATGTTTGTTGCCGGCTTCATTGGTTCTCCTCAGATGAACTTCTTGAACGTTACGGTTGACTGCGCTTCTAACGGCACATATCTCAAATGCGGAGATTTCTCAATTAAACTTCCTGAAGGCAAGGGCGGCAGATCAGAAATTAAGCAGTATAACGGCAAAGAAGTTATTATGGGTATCAGACCTGAAGATATTTATGATGACCCTGCATTCATTTCAAGTGTTCCTGACTGCTGTTCAAAGGTAAATATTGAATTGGTTGAAATGATGGGTGCTGAGACTTATCTTTATTTCAAAATTGCCGGAAATGACTTTACTGCAAGAGTTAATCCGCGTTCTACAGCAAGACACGGGGATACCGTTACGGTTGCTCTTGACGCAAATAAAATTCACTTATTTGATAAAGATACTGAGAATATTATTTCTCACTAA
- the argC gene encoding N-acetyl-gamma-glutamyl-phosphate reductase — MIKVGILGATGYAGIEVVRLLTAHPEAEIVRVVSQSFVGQKISDVYQNLKGICDLCCTALDVDDIAGSCDLVFTALPHGASKTVIPSLYEKGLKIVDLSGDFRYNDPVVYEKWYGEPHSAPEVLKESVYGLCEIHRDEIKTHRLIGNPGCYTTCSIMGLAPLAAAKIVDTKNLIIDAKSGVTGAGRSASLPNIFCEVNESLKAYKVATHRHTSEIEQELSILSGEDIVLSFTPHLVPMQRGIFATCYANLTKKMTTGEVLDIYKEFYKSEEFVRIYDEGSLPEIKHVAGSNYVGIGVVVDPRLNRAVVVSCIDNLIKGAAGQAVQNMNLICGIDEGTGLRAAGMYL, encoded by the coding sequence ATGATAAAAGTCGGAATATTAGGCGCTACCGGATACGCCGGAATTGAAGTTGTCAGACTTTTGACCGCGCACCCGGAGGCGGAAATAGTGAGAGTGGTTTCGCAAAGTTTTGTGGGGCAGAAAATCTCGGATGTTTATCAAAATTTGAAGGGGATATGCGATTTATGCTGTACTGCGCTGGATGTTGACGATATAGCCGGCAGTTGTGACCTTGTCTTCACAGCTTTGCCTCACGGCGCTTCTAAGACCGTTATTCCGTCATTGTATGAAAAGGGTTTGAAAATCGTGGATTTGAGCGGCGATTTCAGATATAACGACCCGGTCGTCTATGAAAAGTGGTATGGAGAACCCCACTCGGCGCCCGAGGTTTTAAAGGAATCGGTTTATGGTCTGTGCGAAATTCATAGAGATGAAATAAAGACCCATAGACTGATAGGTAATCCGGGCTGTTACACGACTTGTTCTATTATGGGACTTGCTCCTCTTGCCGCGGCCAAGATTGTTGATACAAAAAATTTGATAATTGACGCAAAGTCAGGAGTGACAGGAGCCGGGCGAAGTGCGAGCCTGCCTAATATATTCTGTGAAGTAAATGAATCGCTTAAAGCATACAAGGTGGCCACCCACCGCCATACGTCTGAAATAGAGCAGGAGCTTTCAATATTATCAGGCGAGGATATAGTTCTTTCATTTACACCGCATCTCGTTCCGATGCAGAGGGGTATTTTTGCTACTTGTTATGCCAATCTTACTAAAAAGATGACAACGGGTGAAGTTTTGGATATATATAAAGAATTTTATAAGAGTGAAGAATTTGTCCGTATCTATGACGAGGGGAGCCTACCGGAAATAAAGCATGTAGCCGGCTCAAACTATGTTGGTATAGGAGTGGTTGTTGACCCGCGTCTGAACCGTGCGGTTGTAGTGTCATGTATAGATAATCTGATTAAAGGCGCCGCAGGGCAAGCGGTCCAGAACATGAATTTAATTTGCGGTATTGATGAGGGAACAGGACTTAGAGCAGCCGGAATGTATTTATAA
- a CDS encoding PolC-type DNA polymerase III, with protein sequence MSPTILDIFDRVTVLENYASLLSSYEIVSCNIDTNYNNIKLYLKGQNLLPIPETKAFINMTKQSYGLNDFEIFVKYPGLDFSDQYFSYLLDAFLASHDAGKAFLIGATGELNDNTLIVKNINGCESALNNMNFSAFMREHIAFGIDLNVTVNLCFAETDREEYLKRQSELESKLVAASIQERRPEKAAAPSESPKSFGKYIDEDPTPIIKLTEETKYCVVEGEIIDFESRDIVRGNRSNTSIKFSIGDDEWATTCSAFGNSEKMKTLTGMLKEGNRLKVAGNYEFDEYLHSFVIKVTSALLIPAPPVRQDTYPKKRVELHMHTKMSAMDAVSSVGSLVDRAAYWGHPAVAITDHGVAQGFPDARKAAKAHKGLKMIYGMEGYLIDDIDSKRLNDIREMRKGTYIVFDLETTGLSSDRDKITEIGAVKIRDGIIVDKFSQLVNPEMEISEQITELTGITNEMVEDKPTIDKVLPKFRKFCGDGIMVAHNAKFDMGFIYSNARRLKLYFPNKTMDTLEMSRNIFKNENNHKLNIMCQRLGVELNNHHRAVADATATAYCFIKMMDMTAWKDAAAAEAEIPELDKDNPVVKTRKYHIILLAQNYVGLKNLYQLISRSNLDYFYRKPGIPKSLLHKYREGIIVGSACESGELYRAIINKKSEDKLAEIAKFYDYLEIQPLGNNAFMKRNGQVRDDNELIEINKKIVSIGDKIGRKTVATCDVHFLDPKDEMYRRVLMGAQGFEDADNQAPLYLRTTAEMMDEFSYLGDRAEEIVIDNTVEIADMIEDIQPVKDGSYPPTIENCEQDLIDMCHSKAHEIYGDNLPEIVEERMERELGCIVKYGYSVMYMIAHKLVKKSNDAGYLVGSRGSVGSSFVAFLSGITEVNALCPHYVCPDCKYSEFYDNGEYPTGMDMPNKTCPKCGAPLRKDGLTIPFETFLGFEGDKVPDIDLNFSGEYQATAHKYVGELFGDGYVFKAGTIGTIADKTAVMFARKYYEKKEIVAPDAELKRISKGIVDVKRTTGQHPGGIIVCPKTMDIHDFTPVQHPADKKDSDIITTHFDFHSIHDNLLKLDILGHDDPSTIRMLEDLTGINALEIPLDDKETMSLFSSTEALGIKPEQIDSKVGTFGVPEFGTNFVRGMLVDTMPTTFVELLIISGLSHGTDVWLNNAQDLVKNKTATLSEVIGLRDDIMVYLLHHGLEPSMAFKIMEFVRKGRAAKEGMPEDFEAAMRENNVPEWYINSCKKIKYMFPKAHAAAYVMMAFRIAYFKVHYPAEFYMAYFTVRADLFDAAIMAHGEEKVIQEMKKIKIKGNSATANEKNLLTILEICQEMYERGIDFAPVDLYESHPYKFGKKDGKILPPLNAFAGVGTNAAEAIASAREDGDFMSKEDLKNRAGITKTVIEVLGENGVLDSLPDSSQISF encoded by the coding sequence ATGAGCCCAACCATACTGGATATTTTTGACAGGGTGACCGTGCTTGAAAATTACGCGTCGCTTTTGTCAAGCTATGAAATAGTATCCTGTAATATAGATACAAATTATAATAATATAAAGCTTTACTTAAAAGGGCAGAATCTGCTGCCAATCCCAGAAACAAAAGCGTTTATAAACATGACCAAACAATCATATGGTCTGAACGATTTTGAAATATTTGTTAAGTATCCCGGTCTTGATTTTTCAGACCAATATTTTTCTTACCTGCTGGACGCTTTTCTCGCAAGCCATGATGCTGGAAAGGCATTTTTAATAGGAGCCACAGGGGAGCTTAATGATAATACTCTCATTGTTAAAAATATTAACGGCTGTGAGTCCGCTCTGAATAACATGAATTTTTCAGCCTTTATGCGTGAGCATATTGCGTTTGGAATCGATCTTAACGTTACGGTTAATCTTTGTTTTGCTGAAACCGACCGAGAGGAATATCTCAAGCGGCAATCAGAGTTAGAATCTAAGCTTGTGGCCGCTTCTATCCAGGAAAGAAGACCCGAAAAGGCGGCGGCTCCGTCCGAATCGCCGAAATCATTTGGAAAATACATAGATGAAGACCCGACGCCAATAATCAAACTGACCGAAGAAACAAAATATTGCGTTGTTGAAGGGGAAATTATTGATTTCGAAAGCAGAGACATAGTCCGCGGTAACCGTTCCAACACCTCAATAAAATTTTCTATAGGTGATGACGAATGGGCAACCACCTGCAGCGCTTTCGGAAATTCTGAAAAAATGAAAACCCTGACCGGAATGCTTAAAGAGGGCAACCGTCTCAAAGTTGCGGGAAACTATGAATTTGACGAATACCTTCACAGTTTTGTAATCAAAGTAACCTCTGCACTGCTGATACCGGCTCCGCCTGTCAGACAAGACACTTATCCCAAAAAGCGCGTTGAACTTCATATGCATACTAAAATGAGTGCTATGGACGCTGTTTCATCCGTTGGGTCTTTGGTTGACAGAGCGGCTTACTGGGGGCATCCTGCTGTCGCTATAACCGACCACGGAGTTGCCCAAGGATTCCCTGACGCCAGAAAGGCAGCAAAAGCTCACAAAGGTCTGAAAATGATATATGGAATGGAAGGCTATTTAATCGACGACATAGATTCCAAACGCCTTAACGACATAAGGGAAATGAGGAAAGGAACATACATAGTCTTTGACTTAGAGACTACCGGTCTGAGTTCAGACCGTGACAAAATAACTGAGATAGGCGCTGTAAAAATCAGAGACGGTATTATAGTGGATAAGTTCTCACAGCTTGTTAACCCAGAAATGGAAATATCGGAGCAAATTACAGAACTCACTGGGATTACCAATGAAATGGTTGAGGATAAACCCACGATTGATAAAGTTCTGCCAAAATTCCGAAAATTCTGCGGCGACGGTATAATGGTAGCACATAACGCAAAATTTGATATGGGATTTATATACTCAAATGCACGCCGCCTCAAGTTATATTTTCCTAATAAAACAATGGACACGCTGGAGATGTCCAGAAATATATTCAAAAATGAAAACAATCACAAGTTAAATATTATGTGCCAAAGGCTGGGCGTTGAGCTTAACAACCACCATAGAGCTGTCGCAGACGCCACGGCAACTGCCTACTGCTTCATAAAAATGATGGATATGACCGCATGGAAAGACGCGGCGGCGGCTGAAGCTGAGATTCCCGAACTGGATAAAGACAATCCGGTCGTGAAGACCAGGAAATATCACATTATACTTCTGGCACAAAACTATGTCGGGCTCAAAAACTTATACCAGTTAATATCCAGGTCAAATCTAGACTACTTCTATAGGAAACCCGGAATACCCAAAAGTCTGCTCCACAAATACCGCGAGGGGATTATAGTAGGCTCAGCCTGTGAATCCGGAGAGCTTTACCGGGCTATCATAAATAAGAAATCCGAAGACAAGCTGGCAGAGATAGCAAAATTTTATGACTATCTTGAAATTCAGCCATTAGGAAACAACGCTTTTATGAAGCGTAACGGACAAGTTAGAGACGATAATGAACTAATCGAGATAAACAAAAAGATTGTGAGCATTGGTGACAAGATAGGCAGGAAAACTGTTGCAACCTGCGACGTTCATTTTCTTGACCCCAAAGACGAGATGTACAGGCGCGTGCTGATGGGCGCTCAGGGTTTTGAAGACGCTGATAACCAGGCCCCGCTGTACTTGAGAACCACCGCCGAAATGATGGACGAGTTCAGTTATCTTGGCGACAGGGCAGAAGAGATAGTAATAGATAATACTGTTGAAATAGCTGACATGATAGAAGATATTCAGCCTGTTAAGGACGGCTCATACCCTCCGACCATTGAAAACTGTGAGCAGGATTTGATTGATATGTGTCACAGTAAGGCTCATGAAATCTACGGCGACAACCTGCCTGAAATAGTTGAGGAGCGCATGGAGAGAGAACTGGGCTGTATTGTTAAATACGGATACTCGGTTATGTATATGATTGCGCATAAGCTGGTTAAAAAATCAAACGACGCCGGCTACCTGGTTGGAAGCCGAGGAAGCGTCGGCTCCTCCTTTGTTGCATTCTTGTCCGGTATAACAGAGGTAAACGCACTCTGTCCTCACTATGTGTGCCCGGACTGCAAGTACAGTGAATTTTATGACAACGGAGAATACCCCACCGGTATGGACATGCCGAATAAGACCTGTCCGAAATGCGGCGCGCCGCTCAGAAAAGACGGTCTTACGATACCGTTTGAAACATTTTTAGGCTTTGAAGGCGACAAGGTTCCTGATATTGACCTGAACTTTTCGGGAGAATATCAGGCGACGGCTCACAAATATGTCGGCGAGCTTTTTGGAGACGGGTACGTATTCAAGGCCGGAACAATCGGCACCATTGCCGACAAGACGGCAGTTATGTTTGCAAGAAAATATTATGAGAAAAAGGAAATAGTGGCCCCTGACGCTGAACTAAAGCGTATTTCAAAGGGTATTGTCGATGTGAAGAGAACGACAGGGCAGCATCCTGGCGGAATCATAGTGTGCCCCAAGACCATGGATATACATGACTTTACTCCTGTTCAGCACCCGGCTGACAAAAAGGATTCAGACATTATAACCACACACTTTGATTTCCATTCTATACATGACAACCTGCTAAAGCTGGACATACTCGGACACGATGACCCATCAACAATAAGAATGCTGGAGGATTTGACAGGTATAAACGCCTTGGAGATTCCTCTTGACGATAAAGAAACAATGAGTTTGTTCAGCAGCACTGAGGCTCTTGGCATCAAACCCGAACAGATTGACAGTAAGGTAGGAACCTTTGGCGTTCCTGAATTTGGAACCAACTTTGTCCGCGGAATGCTGGTTGACACTATGCCGACAACCTTTGTGGAACTGCTTATAATATCCGGACTTTCCCACGGTACTGATGTTTGGCTTAACAACGCGCAGGACCTTGTCAAGAATAAAACCGCAACCCTGTCTGAAGTTATAGGACTGCGTGACGATATTATGGTATACCTTCTGCACCATGGGCTTGAACCCAGCATGGCGTTTAAAATCATGGAGTTTGTCAGAAAGGGCAGAGCCGCAAAAGAGGGTATGCCGGAAGACTTTGAAGCCGCTATGCGTGAAAATAACGTGCCTGAATGGTATATTAACTCCTGTAAAAAGATAAAGTATATGTTCCCTAAGGCTCATGCCGCCGCATATGTAATGATGGCGTTCAGGATAGCCTACTTCAAAGTTCACTATCCTGCCGAATTCTATATGGCCTACTTTACAGTTAGAGCCGACCTTTTTGACGCCGCTATAATGGCGCACGGAGAAGAAAAGGTCATTCAGGAAATGAAGAAGATAAAAATTAAAGGCAACTCGGCTACCGCAAACGAGAAAAATCTGCTTACTATATTAGAAATATGTCAGGAAATGTATGAGCGCGGTATTGACTTTGCGCCCGTAGACCTTTACGAAAGCCACCCATATAAATTCGGGAAAAAGGACGGAAAAATACTTCCGCCGCTTAACGCCTTTGCCGGAGTTGGAACAAACGCTGCTGAAGCAATAGCGTCAGCCCGTGAAGACGGAGACTTTATGTCAAAGGAAGATTTGAAAAACAGAGCCGGAATAACTAAAACGGTTATAGAAGTTCTCGGCGAAAACGGGGTCCTTGACAGTCTACCTGACAGTTCGCAGATTTCGTTTTAA
- a CDS encoding L,D-transpeptidase family protein has product MRGRIESISSVKDRKQIITVVGNGEHNGRLSMFEKKDNRWIRLFSYPCSVGAGGIADIKREGDNITPSGMFTLGTIFGCADNPGTENNYLKVNDDMYWVDDFNSEHYNQLVDIGKGKVDFASAEHLSDYPMQYKYAVAVDYNIDGIPGKGSAIFLHCTDNLEKGTSGCIAVDEEAMKKIIIKLKNDAVIIIMG; this is encoded by the coding sequence ATGCGAGGCAGAATCGAAAGTATAAGTTCAGTGAAGGATAGGAAGCAGATTATTACAGTTGTTGGAAACGGCGAGCATAACGGAAGACTGAGTATGTTTGAAAAAAAAGATAACCGGTGGATAAGGCTGTTTTCGTATCCATGTTCAGTGGGAGCGGGCGGAATAGCTGATATAAAAAGAGAAGGTGATAATATAACTCCGTCAGGAATGTTCACATTAGGAACAATTTTTGGGTGCGCGGATAATCCGGGAACAGAGAATAATTATCTAAAGGTAAATGACGATATGTATTGGGTCGATGATTTCAATTCTGAACACTATAATCAGCTGGTAGATATAGGGAAAGGCAAAGTTGATTTTGCCAGCGCCGAACATTTGTCAGATTATCCTATGCAATATAAATATGCAGTTGCTGTAGACTATAATATTGATGGTATTCCGGGCAAAGGCTCAGCAATATTTTTACACTGCACCGATAATTTAGAAAAGGGAACTTCAGGTTGTATTGCGGTAGACGAGGAAGCAATGAAAAAGATAATAATTAAACTTAAAAATGACGCGGTAATTATAATAATGGGATAA